A single Cnuibacter physcomitrellae DNA region contains:
- a CDS encoding S9 family peptidase: MTVEPPVADRRPVTRIHHGDEVVDDYEWLRDKDDPDVIAYLEAENAYTDAQTAHLETLRGEIFEEIRSRTKETDLSVPVREGGWWYYTRTVEGAQYGIHCRAPLSSEDDWTPPSIADGSGLPGEQVLLDDNVEAEGAEFYSLGSFDVSPDGTRLVWAADTVGDERYTLRIRDLETGQDLPDTVPGTFAGAVFSPEGDAVYYPTVDDAWRPDTIWRHAVGTSGEDDELVFTEPDERYWVGVGVTRSKRYVEIVVGSKITSEVRLLDTRNPDAGFQVVWPREIGVEYTVEHAVVGGHDRLLVLHNRGAVDFELLEVDPERPADPAHQRVVLAHQPGRRLEEVSAFARFLTVDYRREGLTRIAVLPLPALAESIDSGALLELTFDEELFSVGTSSNPEWEQPTVRYGYTSFVTPPSVFDYDVTTGVSTLLKQQPVLGDFDPQAYEQSRMWATAADGVSVPVSVVARKGVLGAGPAPLVLYGYGSYEASIDPSFSVARLSLLDRGVAFAIAHVRGGGEMGREWYEHGKTLTKRTTFTDFVSVAEHLVDVGVTASDRLVAQGGSAGGLLMGAVANLAPELFAGILAQVPFVDALTSILDPSLPLTVIEWDEWGDPLHDPEVYAYMKSYTPYENVADLPYPRILATTSLNDTRVLYVEPAKWTARLRTVGAPVLLKTEMSAGHGGVSGRYERWREVAFEYAWMLDVVLPSA, from the coding sequence ATGACCGTCGAACCGCCCGTCGCCGACCGCCGGCCCGTCACCCGCATCCACCACGGCGACGAGGTCGTCGACGACTACGAGTGGCTTCGCGACAAGGACGATCCCGACGTCATCGCCTACCTCGAGGCCGAGAACGCCTACACGGACGCTCAGACGGCCCATCTGGAGACGCTGCGCGGCGAGATCTTCGAGGAGATCCGGTCGCGCACGAAGGAGACCGATCTCTCGGTCCCCGTCCGCGAGGGCGGGTGGTGGTACTACACGCGCACCGTCGAGGGTGCCCAGTACGGGATCCATTGCCGGGCACCTCTCTCATCCGAGGACGACTGGACTCCTCCGTCGATCGCCGACGGATCCGGCCTTCCCGGCGAGCAGGTGCTTCTCGACGACAACGTCGAGGCCGAGGGTGCCGAGTTCTACTCGCTCGGGAGCTTCGACGTCTCCCCCGACGGGACGCGGCTGGTGTGGGCGGCCGACACGGTCGGCGACGAGCGCTACACGCTGCGCATCCGCGACCTCGAGACCGGGCAGGATCTGCCGGACACCGTGCCGGGCACCTTCGCGGGAGCGGTCTTCTCCCCCGAGGGCGACGCCGTCTACTACCCGACCGTCGACGACGCCTGGCGTCCCGACACGATCTGGCGGCACGCGGTCGGCACGTCGGGTGAGGACGACGAGCTGGTGTTCACCGAGCCCGACGAGCGGTACTGGGTCGGCGTGGGCGTCACCCGCTCGAAGCGCTACGTGGAGATCGTCGTCGGGTCGAAGATCACCAGCGAGGTCCGGCTGCTCGACACGCGGAACCCGGATGCGGGCTTCCAGGTGGTCTGGCCGCGGGAGATCGGGGTCGAGTACACGGTCGAGCACGCCGTCGTCGGTGGCCACGACCGCCTCCTCGTGCTGCACAACCGCGGGGCCGTCGACTTCGAGCTGCTCGAGGTCGACCCCGAGCGCCCTGCCGATCCCGCGCACCAGCGCGTCGTCCTGGCCCATCAGCCGGGCCGCCGGCTCGAGGAGGTCTCCGCGTTCGCCCGCTTCCTCACGGTCGACTACCGGCGGGAGGGGCTCACCCGGATCGCCGTGCTGCCCCTCCCCGCGCTCGCCGAGTCGATCGACTCGGGGGCGCTCCTCGAGCTGACGTTCGACGAGGAGCTCTTCTCCGTCGGCACCTCGAGCAACCCGGAGTGGGAGCAGCCGACGGTGCGCTACGGCTACACGTCGTTCGTCACGCCGCCGTCGGTCTTCGACTACGACGTCACCACCGGGGTGTCGACCCTCCTCAAGCAGCAGCCCGTGCTGGGCGACTTCGACCCGCAGGCCTACGAGCAGAGCCGGATGTGGGCCACCGCCGCCGACGGCGTCTCGGTCCCCGTGTCGGTCGTGGCGCGCAAGGGCGTGCTCGGCGCGGGTCCTGCGCCGCTCGTGCTCTACGGATACGGGTCGTACGAGGCCAGCATCGACCCCTCCTTCTCGGTCGCCCGGCTCTCGCTCCTCGATCGCGGCGTCGCCTTCGCGATCGCACATGTCCGCGGCGGCGGGGAGATGGGGCGCGAGTGGTACGAGCACGGCAAGACGCTCACCAAGCGCACCACGTTCACCGACTTCGTCTCGGTGGCGGAGCACCTCGTCGACGTCGGCGTGACCGCATCCGATCGGCTGGTCGCGCAGGGCGGCAGCGCGGGCGGTCTGCTCATGGGAGCCGTCGCCAACCTCGCGCCCGAGCTGTTCGCGGGCATCCTCGCTCAGGTGCCGTTCGTCGACGCGCTCACCTCGATCCTCGACCCGTCGCTGCCTCTCACGGTGATCGAGTGGGATGAGTGGGGCGATCCGCTGCACGACCCCGAGGTCTACGCGTACATGAAGTCGTACACGCCGTACGAGAACGTCGCCGATCTGCCCTATCCGCGCATCCTCGCCACGACGAGCCTCAACGACACCCGCGTGCTCTACGTCGAGCCGGCCAAGTGGACCGCGCGGCTGCGCACGGTGGGTGCCCCGGTGCTGCTGAAGACGGAGATGTCCGCCGGCCACGGCGGCGTCAGCGGCCGCTACGAGCGCTGGCGCGAGGTCGCCTTCGAGTACGCCTGGATGCTCGACGTCGTCCTGCCCTCGGCCTGA
- a CDS encoding aldehyde dehydrogenase family protein: MAVETAPAPVVPALRGAFDRGVTRPLSWRIRQLEGLRRLLLEAGTELEDALFSDLGKNPAESQLTEIGLVVAEVEHTLKHLRSWLRPSRVRVPLSLAPASAQTMLEPLGVVLVIGPWNYPVQLVLAPLVGALAAGDAVVLKPSELAPATSAAIARLVPAYLDDRAVAVVEGGVEETTTLLAERFDHILYTGNGTVGRIVMEAAAKHLTPVTLELGGKSPVYVDDTVDLASAARRIAWGKFLNAGQTCVAPDYLMAPHDVAERIVPHLAEAIAELYDGDPRTSSSYGRIINDKQFARLTGLLDGQEVAVGGRFDARTRYLAPTVLTGVEPDSPVMSQEIFGPILPVLAVDGADDAIARITAGEKPLALYLFTSDRETERAFLTRTSSGAVGVNVPVAHLSVPGLPFGGVGGSGMGQYHGISSIETFSHRKAVLTKRLAPDTLGLVYPPYTPAKDGFIRGLLRRLG, from the coding sequence ATGGCCGTGGAGACCGCACCCGCCCCCGTCGTCCCCGCCCTGCGCGGCGCCTTCGACCGGGGGGTGACCCGGCCGCTGTCCTGGCGCATCCGTCAGCTGGAGGGGCTGCGCAGGCTGCTGCTCGAGGCCGGCACCGAGCTCGAGGACGCCCTGTTCAGCGACCTCGGCAAGAACCCCGCGGAGTCGCAGCTCACCGAGATCGGACTCGTCGTCGCGGAGGTCGAGCATACCCTCAAGCACCTGCGGTCGTGGCTGCGGCCGAGCAGGGTGCGGGTTCCGCTGTCGCTCGCGCCCGCCTCGGCGCAGACCATGCTGGAGCCTCTCGGGGTCGTGCTCGTCATCGGCCCGTGGAACTACCCGGTGCAGCTCGTGCTCGCGCCGCTCGTGGGCGCCCTCGCGGCGGGAGACGCGGTCGTGCTGAAGCCGAGCGAGCTCGCTCCGGCGACGAGCGCGGCGATCGCGCGGCTCGTCCCCGCGTACCTCGACGACCGGGCGGTCGCCGTCGTGGAGGGCGGCGTGGAGGAGACTACGACGCTCCTCGCCGAGCGGTTCGACCACATCCTCTACACCGGCAACGGCACGGTCGGGCGGATCGTGATGGAAGCGGCGGCGAAGCACCTCACGCCGGTCACCCTCGAGCTCGGCGGGAAGTCGCCCGTGTACGTCGACGACACCGTCGACCTCGCCTCGGCCGCGCGGCGGATCGCCTGGGGCAAGTTCCTGAACGCGGGCCAGACCTGCGTGGCGCCCGACTACCTCATGGCCCCGCACGACGTCGCCGAGCGGATCGTGCCGCACCTGGCCGAGGCGATCGCCGAGCTCTACGACGGCGACCCGCGGACGTCGTCGAGCTACGGGCGGATCATCAACGACAAGCAGTTCGCGCGGCTCACCGGGCTCCTCGACGGCCAGGAGGTCGCCGTGGGCGGGCGGTTCGACGCCCGGACCCGCTACCTCGCGCCGACCGTCCTCACCGGCGTCGAGCCCGACTCGCCCGTCATGTCCCAAGAGATCTTCGGGCCGATCCTGCCGGTGCTCGCCGTCGACGGAGCAGACGACGCGATCGCCCGCATCACCGCCGGCGAGAAGCCGTTGGCGCTCTACCTGTTCACCTCCGACCGGGAGACCGAGCGCGCGTTCCTCACCAGGACGTCGTCGGGCGCCGTCGGGGTGAACGTCCCGGTCGCGCACCTGTCGGTGCCCGGCCTCCCCTTCGGCGGGGTCGGCGGGAGCGGCATGGGCCAGTACCACGGCATCTCGAGCATCGAGACGTTCAGTCATCGGAAGGCCGTGCTGACGAAGCGGCTCGCCCCCGACACGCTCGGCCTCGTCTACCCGCCCTACACCCCCGCGAAGGACGGGTTCATCCGCGGCCTCCTCCGTCGGCTCGGCTAG
- a CDS encoding DUF6804 family protein, translated as MSTRQTTPAFTRPALAPGLLGAVVLMAFVAVVDSDWFTLGRYLVSILALIMCVFALQARQWWWLLGLVPIAVVWNPVLPIDLDTLVFQALHIAAAAVFVASGILIKVPRPAERR; from the coding sequence ATGAGCACCAGGCAGACCACCCCCGCCTTCACCCGGCCCGCGTTGGCCCCGGGACTCCTCGGCGCGGTCGTGCTGATGGCCTTCGTCGCCGTAGTCGACTCCGACTGGTTCACGCTGGGCCGCTACCTCGTGAGCATCCTCGCGCTCATCATGTGCGTCTTCGCCCTCCAGGCCCGCCAGTGGTGGTGGCTGCTCGGGCTCGTGCCGATCGCCGTGGTGTGGAACCCCGTGCTCCCGATCGACCTCGACACGCTCGTCTTCCAGGCGCTGCACATCGCGGCCGCGGCCGTGTTCGTGGCCAGCGGGATCCTCATCAAGGTGCCACGGCCCGCCGAGAGGCGCTGA
- a CDS encoding DEAD/DEAH box helicase has translation MSRSGGRRTKSPDNTGLIPILARRVREVEAAAGRGKVSPSNRTKFLVVALLMREERASIKSDETLSEADRAEQLKRLDGIASILARTAARDTSLIALLENDAAVSPAARSLRREYLLDAGHDVPEEEPAPQLTEAATVVPPELAERQVVPSSVKARRLANPFLAPDLTPARPHAVGRLANWELLGPLYRAFEYGAGGQAASMELPEAPRIDRLSPNGHELMKHQARFLMSVQEGHRTFLLADEPGLGKTAQSLLAASVADAYPLLAVVPNVVKMNWAREVEIWTPQRRATVVHGDGENLDAFADVVVVNYEVLDRHLSWLGSLGFKGMVIDEAHFIKNLNSLRSRNVLALADRIRRTAPGGDPLMVALTGTPLINDVDDFRAIWQFLGWIEGDKPAAPLMDRLEETGLTPADHGFFPAAREAVIDLGIVRRRKIDVAADLPSKRIVDLPVELDDDFGRSIREAERELAARLVVRYRRLVSARAASRDEEIGEAPDDDLMRLVARQELEDTSGTETGLNVFTMVRQIGTAKAPLAADYAAQLARSVGKVVFFAKHIDVMDAAEEIFAKRDLKTVSIRGDQSAALRQREIDAFNEDPEVSVAVCSLTAAGVGLNLQAASNVVLAELSWTAAEQTQAIDRVHRIGQEEPVTAWRIVAAQTIDTRIAELIDSKQGLAARALDGSDVAVSSGDSVQLDALVSLLRDALG, from the coding sequence ATGTCAAGGTCCGGCGGACGCCGTACGAAGAGCCCAGACAACACGGGCCTCATCCCGATCCTCGCGCGCCGCGTGCGCGAGGTCGAGGCGGCGGCCGGCCGCGGGAAGGTCTCGCCGTCCAACCGCACGAAGTTCCTCGTGGTGGCCCTGCTCATGCGCGAGGAGCGGGCCTCGATCAAGTCCGACGAGACGCTGAGCGAGGCCGATCGCGCCGAGCAGCTCAAGCGCCTCGACGGGATCGCCTCGATCCTCGCGCGCACCGCCGCCCGCGACACCTCCCTCATCGCACTGCTCGAGAACGACGCCGCGGTCTCGCCCGCCGCGCGGAGCCTCCGGCGCGAGTACCTCCTCGACGCCGGTCACGACGTGCCCGAGGAGGAGCCCGCGCCCCAGCTCACCGAGGCGGCGACCGTGGTCCCGCCGGAGCTGGCCGAGCGTCAGGTCGTCCCGTCCTCCGTCAAGGCCCGGCGCCTGGCGAACCCGTTCCTCGCGCCGGACCTCACCCCGGCTCGCCCGCATGCCGTCGGGCGTCTCGCCAACTGGGAGCTGCTCGGCCCGCTCTACCGCGCGTTCGAGTACGGCGCCGGCGGCCAGGCCGCGAGCATGGAGCTGCCCGAGGCGCCGCGCATCGACCGGCTCTCGCCGAACGGCCACGAGCTCATGAAGCATCAGGCCCGCTTCCTCATGAGCGTGCAGGAGGGGCACCGGACGTTCCTGCTCGCCGACGAGCCCGGCCTGGGGAAGACCGCGCAGTCGCTCCTCGCCGCCTCCGTCGCGGATGCATACCCGCTGCTGGCCGTGGTGCCGAACGTCGTGAAGATGAACTGGGCACGCGAGGTCGAGATCTGGACGCCGCAGCGCCGCGCCACCGTCGTCCACGGCGACGGGGAGAACCTCGACGCGTTCGCCGACGTCGTCGTCGTCAACTACGAGGTGCTCGACCGGCACCTGTCGTGGCTCGGCTCCCTCGGCTTCAAGGGCATGGTGATCGACGAGGCCCACTTCATCAAGAACCTCAACTCGCTGCGGTCCCGCAACGTGCTGGCCCTGGCCGACCGCATCCGCCGCACGGCCCCCGGCGGCGACCCGCTGATGGTGGCCCTGACCGGGACCCCGCTCATCAACGACGTCGACGACTTCCGGGCGATCTGGCAGTTCCTCGGCTGGATCGAGGGCGACAAGCCCGCCGCTCCGCTCATGGACCGGCTCGAGGAGACCGGTCTCACGCCCGCCGACCACGGCTTCTTCCCGGCCGCGCGCGAGGCCGTGATCGACCTCGGCATCGTCCGCCGGCGGAAGATCGACGTCGCCGCCGACCTCCCGTCGAAGCGGATCGTCGACCTGCCGGTCGAGCTCGACGACGACTTCGGCCGCTCCATCCGGGAGGCCGAGCGCGAGCTGGCGGCCCGACTGGTCGTGCGCTACCGCCGGCTCGTGTCGGCGCGGGCCGCGTCGCGCGACGAGGAGATCGGGGAGGCGCCCGACGACGACCTCATGCGTCTCGTCGCCCGCCAGGAGCTGGAGGACACCTCCGGCACAGAGACCGGCCTCAACGTCTTCACGATGGTCCGCCAGATCGGTACCGCGAAGGCGCCGCTGGCCGCGGACTACGCCGCACAGCTGGCCCGCTCCGTGGGCAAGGTGGTGTTCTTCGCCAAGCACATCGACGTGATGGACGCGGCGGAGGAGATCTTCGCCAAGCGCGACCTGAAGACCGTGTCGATCCGAGGCGACCAGAGCGCGGCCCTGCGGCAGCGCGAGATCGACGCGTTCAACGAGGACCCGGAGGTGTCGGTGGCGGTCTGCTCGCTCACCGCTGCGGGCGTGGGCCTCAACCTGCAGGCGGCGTCGAACGTCGTCCTCGCCGAGCTGTCCTGGACGGCGGCCGAGCAGACCCAGGCGATCGACCGGGTGCACCGCATCGGCCAGGAGGAGCCCGTCACCGCGTGGCGCATCGTCGCCGCCCAGACGATCGACACCCGCATCGCGGAGCTCATCGACAGCAAGCAGGGGCTCGCCGCCCGTGCCCTCGACGGCTCCGACGTCGCCGTCTCCTCCGGCGACTCCGTCCAGCTCGACGCCCTCGTCTCCCTCCTCCGCGACGCCCTCGGCTGA
- a CDS encoding inorganic phosphate transporter has protein sequence MDPWVIVVLVIALALVFDFTNGFHDTANAMATPIATGALKPKMAVLIAACLNLVGAFLSTEVAKTISGGIIREGSGGVLISPELIFAGLVGAILWNLVTWLFGLPSSSSHALFGGLIGAAVVGAGFGVVDYGVLVGKVVLPALVAPLVAGVVAFVATRLAYAITNVPKDTGGGIRGRFRYGQIFSSSLVALAHGTNDAQKTMGVITLVLIAAGLQDAGSGPELWVVVSCAFAIAIGTYSGGWRIIRTVGSGFTNVKPPQGFAAETSTAATILASSHLGFALSTTQVASGSVIGSGLGRKGASVRWGTAGRVALGWVLTLPASALVGALAAFVAGLGPVGIIIDLVVGGLVVVVILLRSRKNEVTSANAVSEVSAAGEVVRTPKATKRRRKAASTQGGAS, from the coding sequence ATGGATCCCTGGGTCATCGTCGTCCTCGTGATCGCGCTCGCACTCGTCTTCGACTTCACGAACGGGTTCCACGACACCGCGAACGCGATGGCGACACCCATCGCGACAGGGGCTCTCAAGCCGAAGATGGCGGTGCTCATCGCGGCCTGCCTCAACCTCGTGGGCGCCTTCCTCAGCACCGAGGTGGCGAAGACCATCTCCGGCGGCATCATCCGCGAGGGCTCAGGCGGAGTGCTGATCTCACCCGAGCTGATCTTCGCCGGGCTGGTGGGCGCCATCCTGTGGAACCTCGTGACGTGGCTGTTCGGTCTGCCGTCGAGCTCCTCCCACGCGCTGTTCGGCGGCCTGATCGGGGCCGCCGTCGTCGGAGCCGGGTTCGGCGTCGTCGACTACGGCGTCCTCGTCGGCAAGGTCGTGCTCCCCGCGCTCGTCGCCCCGCTCGTCGCGGGCGTGGTCGCCTTCGTCGCGACCCGCCTGGCCTACGCCATCACGAACGTGCCGAAGGATACCGGCGGTGGCATCCGCGGCCGGTTCCGCTACGGCCAGATCTTCTCCTCGTCCCTGGTCGCTCTCGCCCACGGCACGAACGACGCCCAGAAGACGATGGGCGTCATCACCCTCGTCCTCATCGCTGCAGGCCTTCAGGATGCGGGCAGCGGCCCTGAGCTCTGGGTGGTCGTCTCCTGCGCCTTCGCCATCGCGATCGGCACCTACTCGGGCGGATGGCGGATCATCCGGACGGTCGGGTCCGGCTTCACGAACGTCAAGCCGCCTCAGGGCTTCGCGGCCGAGACGAGCACCGCGGCGACCATCCTCGCCTCGAGCCACCTCGGATTCGCCCTGTCGACCACCCAGGTCGCCTCGGGCTCGGTGATCGGCTCCGGCCTCGGACGCAAGGGCGCGTCGGTGCGATGGGGCACCGCGGGCCGGGTCGCCCTCGGCTGGGTGCTCACCCTGCCCGCGTCGGCCCTGGTCGGTGCGCTCGCCGCCTTCGTCGCCGGCCTCGGACCCGTGGGGATCATCATCGACCTGGTGGTGGGAGGCCTCGTGGTCGTCGTGATCCTCCTCCGCTCGCGGAAGAACGAGGTGACCAGCGCCAACGCGGTCAGCGAGGTCAGTGCGGCCGGAGAGGTCGTGCGCACGCCCAAGGCCACGAAGCGGCGCCGGAAGGCGGCCAGCACGCAGGGAGGGGCGTCATGA